Proteins encoded within one genomic window of Nonomuraea gerenzanensis:
- a CDS encoding PepSY domain-containing protein, with amino-acid sequence MRITKKLIVAGIVSLAATGGAVYATSAYAAESAETAAPAVAPKVTAEQAIGIALKQVPGSWVSELDFDSRGQQADVWELELTKGTERHEVDVDAATGKVTQQQADQDDDDQNDDGDDGDDD; translated from the coding sequence ATGCGAATCACGAAGAAGCTCATCGTTGCCGGAATCGTCTCCCTCGCCGCCACCGGCGGCGCCGTCTACGCCACCTCCGCCTACGCCGCGGAGTCCGCCGAGACCGCCGCTCCCGCCGTCGCCCCCAAGGTCACGGCCGAGCAGGCCATCGGGATCGCCCTCAAGCAGGTGCCGGGCTCCTGGGTCAGCGAGCTGGACTTCGACAGCCGGGGCCAGCAGGCCGACGTCTGGGAGCTGGAGCTGACCAAGGGCACCGAGCGGCACGAGGTGGACGTGGACGCCGCCACGGGCAAGGTCACCCAGCAGCAGGCCGACCAGGACGACGACGACCAGAACGACGACGGTGACGACGGCGACGACGACTGA
- a CDS encoding sensor histidine kinase translates to MRRWLALLVAATTSLVLIALLVPMALLIRAVAENGAMSRATAAAESVAVAVGTPDLGLAVEQVSRPVTVFLPGGRTLGERAGRSDAVRLAATGRSVTAETAGGREVLVSAQSPEGTAVIRVFVPDAELMRGVREAWLALALLGIGLVALGIVLADRLALAVTRPVDGLARVSHRLAGGDLTARAEPGGPPEVRDVALALNHLAGRIDELLAAERESVADLSHRLRTPLTGLRLDAESLRDPEEAARVQARVDALERAVSAVITEARRRSAGRDSCDAAAVVRERVRFWSVLAEDQGREVSVSVPDGPLTVAVGAEELAACVDALLGNVFAHTPEGAAMAVRLQPRDGGALLVVEDAGPGFEPALLERGNSGGGSTGLGLDIARRTAESSGGGLTVSRPARGGARVELALGGP, encoded by the coding sequence GTGAGGCGGTGGCTGGCGCTGCTCGTCGCGGCCACGACCTCGCTGGTGCTGATCGCGTTGCTGGTGCCGATGGCGCTGCTGATCCGCGCGGTGGCCGAGAACGGGGCGATGAGCCGGGCCACGGCCGCCGCCGAGTCCGTGGCGGTCGCGGTGGGCACGCCCGACCTGGGGCTGGCGGTGGAGCAGGTGTCGCGGCCCGTGACGGTGTTCCTGCCGGGCGGGCGGACGCTCGGCGAGCGGGCGGGCCGCTCCGACGCCGTACGCCTGGCCGCCACCGGGCGCAGCGTCACCGCCGAGACCGCCGGGGGCAGGGAGGTGCTGGTCTCGGCGCAGTCGCCCGAGGGGACGGCCGTGATCAGGGTGTTCGTGCCGGACGCCGAGCTGATGCGGGGCGTGCGGGAGGCGTGGCTGGCGCTGGCACTGCTCGGGATCGGGCTGGTGGCGCTGGGCATCGTGCTGGCGGACCGGCTGGCGCTGGCCGTGACGCGGCCGGTGGACGGGCTGGCGCGGGTCTCGCACCGGCTGGCAGGCGGCGACCTGACCGCCAGGGCGGAGCCGGGCGGCCCGCCCGAGGTGCGGGACGTGGCGCTGGCGCTCAACCACCTGGCCGGGCGGATCGACGAGCTGCTGGCGGCCGAGCGGGAGTCCGTGGCCGACCTGTCGCACCGCCTGCGCACGCCGCTGACGGGCCTGCGGCTGGACGCCGAGTCGCTGCGCGACCCCGAGGAGGCGGCCCGCGTCCAGGCCCGCGTGGACGCGCTGGAGCGCGCCGTGAGCGCCGTCATCACCGAGGCGCGGCGGCGCTCGGCCGGGCGCGACTCGTGCGACGCGGCGGCCGTGGTGCGCGAGCGGGTGCGGTTCTGGTCGGTGCTGGCCGAGGACCAGGGGCGGGAGGTGTCGGTCTCCGTGCCCGACGGGCCGCTGACGGTCGCGGTGGGGGCCGAGGAGCTGGCGGCGTGCGTGGACGCGCTGCTCGGCAACGTCTTCGCGCACACCCCGGAGGGCGCCGCGATGGCGGTACGGCTCCAGCCCCGCGACGGCGGTGCCCTGCTGGTCGTGGAGGACGCCGGGCCTGGGTTCGAGCCCGCGTTGCTGGAACGGGGGAACAGCGGTGGCGGCTCGACGGGGCTCGGGCTCGACATCGCGCGGCGGACCGCCGAGTCCTCCGGTGGCGGGCTCACCGTGTCGAGGCCGGCGCGGGGCGGGGCCAGGGTGGAGCTGGCCCTCGGCGGGCCCTGA
- a CDS encoding response regulator transcription factor, with product MADILLIEDDVAIRTALSRGLRDLGHAVSSSPTALDGLRLAVQDRPDLIVLDLGLPDLDGVELLRMLRAVSRVPVIVATARDGDAEMVPVLDAGADDYVVKPYSAAQLDARVRAVLRRAGGAAPEESLQVGALRVDPRARTATLDGTALDLTPREFDVLHYLAARPGEVVTKRELLTEVWQLPYGGADKTVDVHLSWLRRKLGETAAEPRYLHTVRGVGVKLVEPS from the coding sequence ATGGCGGACATCCTGCTCATCGAGGACGACGTGGCGATCCGTACGGCGCTCAGCCGTGGGTTGCGGGACCTCGGCCACGCCGTCTCCTCCTCGCCCACGGCGCTGGACGGGCTGCGGCTGGCCGTCCAGGACCGGCCCGACCTGATCGTGCTCGACCTGGGGCTGCCGGACCTCGACGGGGTGGAGCTGCTGCGGATGTTGCGGGCGGTCAGCCGGGTGCCGGTGATCGTGGCCACGGCCCGCGACGGGGACGCCGAGATGGTGCCGGTGCTGGACGCCGGGGCCGACGACTACGTGGTCAAGCCGTACAGCGCGGCGCAGCTCGACGCCAGGGTGCGGGCCGTGCTGCGCCGGGCCGGCGGGGCGGCGCCCGAGGAGTCGCTGCAGGTGGGGGCGTTGCGGGTGGACCCGCGGGCACGCACCGCCACGCTCGACGGGACGGCGCTGGACCTGACGCCGCGGGAGTTCGACGTGCTGCACTACCTGGCGGCCCGGCCGGGCGAGGTCGTCACCAAGCGGGAGCTGCTCACCGAGGTGTGGCAGCTCCCCTACGGCGGCGCCGACAAGACCGTGGACGTGCACCTGTCGTGGCTGCGCAGGAAGCTGGGCGAGACGGCCGCCGAGCCGCGTTACCTGCACACGGTGCGCGGTGTCGGGGTGAAGCTGGTGGAGCCGTCGTGA
- a CDS encoding endonuclease/exonuclease/phosphatase family protein: MRIISLNAWGGAMYDELARWLDTCDADLLCLQEVTHTPSVSGWTRFEDDERSLPQRADLLGDVRALLPRHHGLFAVSDSGPVQDQEGRTHREDFGLATFAATALPLVGLRSAFVHGAYAEHDRYPSGGRPRAALAVRVHDPAARRFVTVVNLHGLRDPAGKADTPARLAQAGRLARLVESVREAGDLTVVCGDFNVLPGSETFGILARLGLTDLVREADTRTSRYPKPVRHAGYLLVSDPAAVKHFEIVAAPEVSDHRALLLDLRD, translated from the coding sequence GTGCGGATCATCTCCCTGAACGCCTGGGGCGGCGCGATGTACGACGAGCTCGCCCGCTGGCTCGACACCTGTGACGCCGACCTCCTGTGCCTCCAGGAGGTGACCCACACCCCGTCGGTCAGCGGCTGGACCCGGTTCGAGGACGACGAGCGGTCCCTGCCGCAGCGGGCGGACCTCCTGGGTGACGTGCGCGCGCTGCTCCCCCGCCACCACGGCCTGTTCGCGGTGAGCGACTCCGGCCCGGTCCAGGATCAGGAGGGCCGGACGCACCGGGAGGACTTCGGGCTCGCCACCTTCGCCGCCACCGCGCTGCCGCTCGTCGGGCTGCGCTCGGCGTTCGTGCACGGCGCGTACGCCGAGCACGACCGCTACCCGAGCGGCGGCCGGCCGCGCGCCGCGCTGGCGGTGCGGGTCCACGACCCGGCGGCGCGGCGGTTCGTCACCGTCGTGAACCTGCACGGCCTGCGGGACCCGGCGGGCAAGGCCGACACCCCCGCCCGCCTCGCCCAGGCCGGACGGCTCGCGCGGCTCGTCGAGAGCGTGCGCGAGGCGGGCGACCTGACGGTGGTGTGCGGCGACTTCAACGTGCTGCCCGGCAGCGAGACGTTCGGGATCCTCGCCCGGCTCGGGCTGACCGACCTGGTGCGGGAGGCCGACACGCGGACGTCCCGCTACCCCAAGCCCGTACGGCACGCCGGCTACCTGCTCGTCTCCGACCCGGCGGCCGTCAAGCACTTCGAGATCGTGGCGGCGCCCGAGGTGTCGGACCACCGGGCCCTGCTGCTCGACCTGCGGGACTAG
- a CDS encoding zinc metalloprotease: MISGLYQGQDGDSRLALRIDVDGARPMHRVSGDLFTVAGATTSYVGSFVVHAPTVQAGLIQGAGDFTFAPPVRDVSITITGESGTAAVAGRTYQVTFVSPHFRSVLLEQDSVVGTLPFVAYRTGTLPGPAGSPARELTLVSAYAEAGIELTVAEPGVIPVEGSGLDLAWDDAELHHAMSRHFSAFGDAVAWRLWLLVAGKHTGGYRGIMFDYNDAHQRQGAAVFYDAIKGDTPQAQRAQLRTYVHELGHAFNLLHSWQKNLATPPQPLGPNGGFGDLSWMNYVQNYRPGGEQGYWAAFPFQFTDAELIHLRHGFYRDVAMGANAFGTGAAEIDPFEQPVEDRSGLRLELRAKESYELGEPVVLELKLAYVAEPRTTHGHLHPDTEFTQVSITQPGGRTVLYRPMMRHCVDTSPEIRLDPGNPAIYRSAYIGHGRDGHYFQLPGEYQIRAQYIAADGSRIVSPACPIRVRLPVSREDHLVAELMLGEDQGKLFSLMGSDSPALRAGNQALDEVIERYGDHPLAVYARLVKGLNAEREFKELTPGNRLRVRPPDPKQGIEHLTAVARDASIDNITLNLAMRRLARAEARQGDMVRANAVMDEMVATFEAKGVNAIVLGQIRRQAELTKAALGAELS, translated from the coding sequence ATGATCAGCGGGTTGTACCAGGGACAGGACGGCGACTCCCGGCTGGCGCTGCGCATCGACGTCGACGGGGCCAGGCCCATGCACCGGGTGAGCGGCGACCTGTTCACCGTCGCCGGGGCGACCACCTCCTACGTCGGCTCGTTCGTGGTCCACGCCCCCACCGTGCAGGCCGGGCTGATCCAGGGGGCCGGGGACTTCACGTTCGCCCCCCCGGTGCGCGACGTGAGCATCACGATCACCGGGGAGTCGGGGACGGCCGCCGTCGCCGGGCGCACCTACCAGGTCACGTTCGTCTCGCCGCACTTCCGCAGCGTGCTGCTGGAGCAGGACTCCGTGGTCGGGACTTTGCCGTTCGTGGCCTACCGCACCGGGACGCTGCCGGGGCCGGCCGGGTCGCCCGCCAGGGAGCTGACGCTGGTGTCGGCGTACGCGGAGGCGGGCATCGAGCTGACCGTGGCCGAGCCGGGCGTCATCCCGGTCGAGGGGTCGGGGCTGGACCTGGCGTGGGACGACGCGGAGCTGCACCACGCGATGTCGCGGCACTTCAGCGCGTTCGGTGACGCGGTGGCGTGGCGGTTGTGGCTGCTGGTGGCCGGCAAGCACACGGGCGGCTACCGGGGGATCATGTTCGACTACAACGACGCGCACCAGCGGCAGGGGGCCGCGGTCTTCTACGACGCGATCAAGGGTGACACGCCACAGGCGCAGCGGGCGCAGTTACGGACGTACGTGCACGAGCTCGGCCACGCCTTCAACCTGCTGCACTCCTGGCAGAAGAACCTGGCCACCCCGCCCCAGCCCCTCGGCCCCAACGGCGGCTTCGGCGACCTGTCCTGGATGAACTACGTGCAGAACTACCGCCCCGGCGGTGAGCAGGGCTACTGGGCGGCCTTCCCCTTCCAGTTCACCGACGCCGAGCTGATCCACCTGCGCCACGGCTTCTACCGCGACGTCGCCATGGGGGCGAACGCCTTCGGCACCGGCGCCGCCGAGATCGACCCCTTCGAGCAGCCGGTCGAGGACCGCTCGGGGCTGCGGCTGGAGCTGCGGGCCAAGGAGTCGTACGAGCTGGGCGAGCCCGTCGTGCTGGAGCTCAAGCTCGCGTACGTGGCCGAGCCGCGCACCACGCACGGCCACCTGCACCCCGACACCGAGTTCACCCAGGTCTCGATCACCCAGCCGGGCGGCAGGACCGTGCTGTACCGGCCGATGATGCGGCACTGCGTGGACACCTCCCCCGAGATCCGCCTGGACCCGGGCAACCCGGCCATCTACCGCAGCGCCTACATCGGGCACGGCCGGGACGGCCACTACTTCCAGCTCCCCGGCGAGTACCAGATCCGCGCCCAGTACATCGCCGCCGACGGCTCCCGCATCGTCTCCCCCGCCTGCCCGATCAGGGTGCGCCTGCCCGTCAGCCGCGAGGACCACCTGGTGGCCGAGCTGATGCTGGGCGAGGACCAGGGCAAGCTGTTCTCGCTGATGGGCTCCGACTCGCCGGCGCTGCGCGCGGGCAACCAGGCCCTGGACGAGGTCATCGAGCGGTACGGCGACCACCCGCTGGCCGTCTACGCCCGGCTGGTCAAGGGGCTCAACGCCGAGCGGGAGTTCAAGGAGCTGACGCCGGGCAACCGGCTGCGCGTCCGCCCGCCGGACCCCAAGCAGGGCATCGAGCACCTGACGGCCGTGGCACGGGACGCGAGCATCGACAACATCACGCTGAACCTGGCGATGCGGCGGCTGGCCAGGGCGGAGGCGCGGCAGGGGGACATGGTGCGGGCGAACGCGGTGATGGACGAGATGGTCGCCACGTTCGAGGCCAAGGGGGTCAACGCGATCGTGCTGGGGCAGATCAGGAGGCAGGCGGAGCTGACGAAGGCCGCGCTGGGGGCCGAGCTGTCCTGA
- a CDS encoding DUF2277 domain-containing protein, producing the protein MCRSIKTLRPPYTESVTEEDVRAAALQYVRKISGFRAPASHNAEAFDRAVEAITRASEELLGALQVRGSR; encoded by the coding sequence ATGTGCAGAAGCATCAAGACCCTCCGCCCGCCGTACACCGAGAGCGTGACCGAGGAGGACGTGCGGGCCGCGGCGCTGCAGTACGTCAGGAAGATCTCCGGGTTCCGCGCGCCCGCCTCGCACAACGCCGAGGCGTTCGACCGGGCCGTCGAGGCGATCACCAGGGCCTCCGAGGAGTTGCTGGGGGCGCTCCAAGTTCGCGGGAGTCGTTGA
- a CDS encoding IclR family transcriptional regulator, giving the protein MGNSTSVQSVDRAIAILEILARDGATRVTDLAASLDVHKSTAFRLLAALEQGGLVEQTGERGRYRLGFGVVRLAGAATAQLDLSRESRPVCLRLAEEIGETVNIAVGRGGDAVNVSQVRGPAAISGHNWVGQRTPAHATSSGKVLLAHGVLQLGPELERYTPHTITTPRELRLEEIRQRGWAATVEELEVGLNAVAAPIRGADGAVVAAVSASGPSYRLTPDRLAEVGAALVSGAREISQRIGYYG; this is encoded by the coding sequence ATGGGCAACAGCACGTCGGTGCAGTCGGTCGACCGTGCCATCGCGATCCTGGAGATCCTGGCCCGTGACGGGGCCACCCGGGTGACGGACCTGGCCGCGTCGCTCGACGTGCACAAGTCCACGGCGTTCCGGCTGCTGGCGGCCCTGGAGCAGGGCGGGCTGGTCGAGCAGACCGGCGAGCGGGGGCGCTACCGGCTCGGGTTCGGCGTCGTACGGCTGGCGGGGGCCGCCACCGCGCAGCTCGACCTGTCGCGCGAGAGCCGCCCGGTGTGCCTGCGGCTGGCGGAGGAGATCGGCGAGACCGTCAACATCGCGGTGGGGCGCGGCGGCGACGCGGTCAACGTCAGCCAGGTGCGCGGCCCGGCGGCGATCAGCGGCCACAACTGGGTCGGGCAGCGCACACCCGCCCACGCCACCTCCAGCGGCAAGGTGCTGCTGGCCCACGGCGTGCTCCAGCTCGGCCCCGAGCTGGAGCGGTACACGCCGCACACCATCACCACGCCACGGGAGCTGCGCCTGGAGGAGATCAGGCAGCGCGGCTGGGCCGCCACGGTGGAGGAGCTGGAGGTGGGGCTGAACGCGGTGGCGGCGCCGATCAGGGGTGCCGACGGCGCGGTGGTGGCCGCGGTCAGCGCCTCGGGGCCGTCCTACCGGCTGACGCCCGACCGGCTGGCGGAGGTCGGCGCCGCGCTCGTCTCCGGCGCGCGGGAGATAAGCCAGCGCATCGGATATTACGGTTAG
- a CDS encoding IclR family transcriptional regulator, whose product MQSVERALDVLEALAEHGGEAGLSEIAARTGLPYGTIHRLLQTLLARGYVRQESDRRYALGGGLVRLGGIAQSMVGEWAQPYLTRMVELSGETANLAVLEGDFIVYVAQVPSPRRLRMFAEVGRRVLPHSTAVGKVLLAGRPASEAVAVFERTGMPRRTPNTITDVSAMLAELGLVRSRGWAMDLGEEELGVHCLAVPVQDGDRVVAAMSVSGPAERIDALNRDDLAERMRKIALDFGNELGPG is encoded by the coding sequence GTGCAGTCCGTGGAGCGGGCGCTGGACGTGCTCGAAGCGCTGGCCGAGCACGGCGGCGAAGCCGGGTTGTCGGAGATCGCCGCCAGGACCGGGCTGCCGTACGGGACGATCCACCGGCTGCTGCAGACGCTGCTCGCCCGCGGTTACGTCCGCCAGGAGTCCGATCGGCGCTACGCCCTGGGCGGCGGCCTGGTGCGGCTGGGCGGCATCGCGCAGAGCATGGTCGGCGAGTGGGCGCAGCCGTACCTGACCAGGATGGTGGAGCTGTCCGGCGAGACCGCGAACCTGGCCGTGCTCGAAGGCGACTTCATCGTCTACGTGGCGCAGGTGCCCTCGCCGCGCAGGCTGCGGATGTTCGCCGAGGTGGGGCGGCGGGTGCTGCCGCACAGCACCGCGGTGGGCAAGGTGCTGCTGGCCGGGCGGCCCGCCTCCGAGGCGGTGGCCGTGTTCGAGCGCACCGGCATGCCGCGCCGCACCCCCAACACGATCACCGACGTGTCGGCCATGCTCGCCGAGCTGGGGCTGGTCAGGAGCCGCGGCTGGGCCATGGACCTGGGCGAGGAGGAGCTGGGCGTGCACTGCCTGGCCGTGCCCGTGCAGGACGGCGACCGGGTGGTGGCCGCGATGTCGGTGTCCGGCCCTGCCGAGCGGATCGACGCGCTGAACCGCGACGACCTGGCCGAGCGCATGCGCAAGATCGCGCTGGACTTCGGCAACGAGCTCGGCCCCGGCTAG
- a CDS encoding (Fe-S)-binding protein, which yields MDPKLINDCVHCGFCLPTCPTYALWGEEMDSPRGRIHLMKQHVEGTPMTPEMAGHFDACLGCMACVTACPSGVQYDRLIELTRVEVERQHVREPEDRAVRGIVFSLFPYPRRLRLLRPTMWLAERMAPFLTRANPSLGAMAALAPRVRRRQRLPRLVRARGERRATVGMLLGCVQREFFPQVNAATARVLALEGCDVVVPPEQGCCGALSVHSGRDGQARRLAARTVRAFERAGVDTVVVNAAGCGSSMKEYAELLGYEPAFRVVDLSEYLAELGPVAKRHPLPLSVAYHDACHLAHAQGVRAQPRELLSAIPELELREIPESAICCGSAGTYNLLQPEAARDLGDRKATAVGTTGAELLVSANPGCTMQIAAAMRRAGATIRVAHTAEVLDASLRGVTL from the coding sequence ATGGACCCGAAGCTGATCAACGACTGTGTGCACTGCGGGTTCTGCCTGCCGACCTGCCCGACGTACGCGCTGTGGGGCGAGGAGATGGACTCCCCGCGCGGGCGCATCCACCTGATGAAGCAGCACGTCGAGGGCACCCCGATGACGCCCGAGATGGCCGGGCACTTCGACGCCTGCCTGGGCTGCATGGCGTGCGTGACCGCCTGCCCCTCGGGGGTGCAGTACGACCGGCTGATCGAGCTGACCAGGGTCGAGGTGGAGCGGCAGCACGTGCGCGAGCCCGAGGACCGGGCGGTGCGCGGGATCGTGTTCAGCCTGTTCCCCTACCCGCGGCGGCTGCGGCTGCTGCGCCCGACGATGTGGCTGGCGGAGCGGATGGCGCCGTTCCTCACCCGCGCGAACCCGAGCCTGGGCGCCATGGCCGCGCTGGCGCCGCGCGTGCGGCGCAGGCAGCGCCTGCCGCGCCTGGTCAGGGCCAGGGGCGAGCGCCGGGCCACGGTGGGGATGTTGCTCGGGTGCGTGCAGCGGGAGTTCTTCCCGCAGGTGAACGCGGCCACCGCGCGGGTGCTGGCGCTGGAGGGCTGCGACGTGGTCGTCCCGCCGGAGCAGGGCTGCTGCGGGGCGCTCAGCGTGCACTCCGGACGCGACGGGCAGGCCAGGCGGCTGGCCGCGCGGACGGTCAGGGCGTTCGAGCGGGCCGGGGTGGACACCGTCGTGGTGAACGCCGCCGGGTGCGGCTCCTCCATGAAGGAGTACGCCGAGCTGCTGGGGTACGAGCCCGCGTTCCGCGTCGTGGACCTGTCGGAGTACCTGGCCGAGCTGGGCCCCGTGGCCAAGCGGCACCCGCTGCCGCTCAGCGTCGCCTACCACGACGCCTGCCACCTGGCCCACGCCCAGGGGGTGCGGGCGCAGCCGCGCGAGCTGCTGAGCGCGATCCCCGAGCTGGAGCTGCGCGAGATCCCCGAGTCGGCCATCTGCTGCGGGTCGGCGGGCACGTACAACCTGCTGCAGCCCGAGGCGGCGCGCGACCTCGGCGACAGGAAGGCCACGGCGGTCGGCACGACCGGCGCCGAGCTGCTGGTCTCCGCCAACCCGGGCTGCACGATGCAGATCGCCGCCGCCATGCGGCGCGCCGGCGCCACGATCAGGGTGGCGCACACGGCCGAGGTGCTGGACGCCTCGCTGCGCGGGGTGACGCTGTGA
- a CDS encoding FAD-binding oxidoreductase, which yields MIEGVTVRQAGAGDAVRGVLPRWVALPETVEEIAAVLRACAERDLAVVPAGGGTKLHWGPPPERCDVLLDLCCMNEILEHAAGDLVVRAQAGVTMDALAGTLADKGQELALDVPFSEGTTVGGTLATALPGPRSFRYGTARDLLIGITVVLPDGTIARSGGKVVKNVAGYDLGKLFTGSYGTLGVIAEATFRLHPLPADRRWVVAGLDRAEAAPAAAALAASQTEPSAIEVDWPDPAGPLTLAVLVEGTTAEARAAALRELTGGAVTRERPSWWGLIEGDEVLAEARFLPADAGAVLDEVAATGLALRGSLAAGRVLLTPCRDLAEDELAAAVARLRERARVHVLAAPYDGLDRWGQVSGLPLMRRVKERFDPGRRMSPGRFVGGI from the coding sequence TTGATCGAGGGGGTGACGGTCAGGCAGGCGGGCGCGGGCGACGCCGTCCGCGGCGTGCTGCCCCGCTGGGTGGCGTTGCCGGAGACCGTCGAGGAGATCGCGGCCGTGCTGCGGGCCTGCGCGGAGCGGGACCTGGCGGTGGTGCCCGCCGGCGGCGGCACGAAGCTGCACTGGGGCCCGCCGCCCGAGCGCTGCGACGTGCTGCTCGACCTGTGCTGCATGAACGAGATCCTGGAGCACGCCGCGGGCGACCTGGTGGTGCGCGCGCAGGCCGGGGTGACCATGGACGCGCTGGCGGGCACGCTCGCGGACAAGGGGCAGGAGCTGGCGCTCGACGTGCCGTTCAGCGAGGGCACGACAGTCGGCGGCACGCTGGCCACCGCGCTGCCCGGCCCGCGCTCCTTCCGCTACGGCACCGCGCGCGACCTGCTCATCGGCATCACCGTGGTGCTGCCCGACGGGACCATCGCCCGTTCCGGCGGCAAGGTGGTCAAGAACGTCGCGGGCTACGACCTGGGCAAGCTGTTCACCGGCTCGTACGGCACGCTCGGCGTCATCGCGGAGGCCACGTTCCGCCTGCACCCGCTGCCCGCCGACCGCCGCTGGGTCGTCGCCGGGCTGGACCGCGCCGAGGCGGCCCCGGCCGCGGCGGCGCTGGCGGCCTCGCAGACCGAGCCGAGCGCGATCGAGGTGGACTGGCCGGATCCGGCCGGGCCGCTCACGCTGGCGGTGCTGGTGGAGGGCACGACGGCCGAGGCCAGGGCCGCCGCGCTGCGGGAGCTGACCGGGGGCGCCGTCACCCGCGAGCGGCCGTCCTGGTGGGGGCTGATCGAAGGCGACGAGGTGCTGGCCGAGGCGCGGTTCCTGCCGGCGGACGCCGGGGCCGTCCTCGACGAGGTGGCGGCGACCGGGCTGGCGCTGCGGGGCTCGCTCGCCGCAGGACGGGTGCTGCTGACGCCGTGTCGGGACCTGGCCGAGGACGAGCTGGCCGCCGCCGTGGCGCGGCTGCGCGAACGGGCGCGGGTGCACGTGCTCGCCGCCCCGTACGACGGGCTCGACCGGTGGGGGCAGGTGAGCGGGCTGCCGTTGATGCGGCGGGTCAAGGAACGGTTCGACCCCGGGCGCAGGATGTCTCCCGGACGGTTCGTGGGAGGCATCTGA
- a CDS encoding FAD-linked oxidase C-terminal domain-containing protein — MDTLVAALRSFLPGDSVITDPVRLRTYECDGLTYHRATPGVVVLPGTAEQVARVVRLCNEHGVPFVARGSGTGLSGGALPREDGVLIVTSKMRAILEIDLPNRRAVVEPGVTNLAITEAVRDRGYYYAPDPSSQQVCSIGGNVAENSGGAHCLKYGFTVNHVEACEIVTPDGDLVTLDRMDPGYDLLGAFIGSEGTLGIATRITVRLCRAPEAVTTVLAAFESIEQGGQAVSAIIGAGIVPAAIEMMDALAIEAAEAAVACSYPEGAGAVLIVELDGPAEEVARQFARLQEICANAFELRVAADPAERAAIWKGRKSAFAAVGRISPAYIVQDGVVPRTSLPAVLAAIDRLSAQHGIRVANVFHAGDGNLHPLVLFDDEEPGAGERAEVVSGAILDLCIEHGGSITGEHGVGVDKSRYMPKMFSADDLDTMQLVRCAFDPRGLANPGKVFPTPRLCGEVPGVRKGVHPLVESGKAEQF; from the coding sequence ATGGACACGCTCGTAGCGGCTCTGCGTTCGTTCCTGCCGGGCGACTCGGTGATCACCGACCCGGTGCGCCTGCGTACGTACGAGTGCGACGGCCTCACCTACCACCGGGCGACCCCCGGCGTGGTCGTGCTGCCGGGCACGGCCGAGCAGGTCGCCCGGGTGGTCCGGCTGTGCAACGAGCACGGCGTGCCCTTCGTGGCCAGGGGCTCGGGCACCGGCCTGTCGGGGGGCGCGCTCCCGCGCGAGGACGGCGTGCTGATCGTCACCTCGAAGATGCGCGCCATCCTGGAGATCGACCTGCCCAACCGCCGCGCGGTGGTGGAGCCCGGCGTGACGAACCTGGCCATCACCGAGGCTGTCCGCGACCGCGGCTACTACTACGCGCCCGACCCGTCCAGCCAGCAGGTCTGCTCGATCGGCGGCAACGTCGCGGAGAACTCCGGCGGCGCCCACTGCCTGAAGTACGGCTTCACCGTCAACCACGTGGAGGCCTGCGAGATCGTCACGCCCGACGGCGACCTGGTCACGCTCGACCGCATGGACCCGGGCTACGACCTGCTGGGGGCGTTCATCGGCTCGGAGGGCACGCTGGGCATCGCCACCAGGATCACGGTACGGCTGTGCCGCGCCCCGGAGGCGGTGACCACGGTGCTGGCCGCGTTCGAGAGCATCGAGCAGGGCGGGCAGGCCGTCTCGGCGATCATCGGGGCGGGCATCGTGCCGGCCGCGATCGAGATGATGGACGCGCTGGCCATCGAGGCGGCCGAGGCGGCGGTGGCCTGCTCCTACCCCGAGGGCGCCGGCGCGGTGCTCATCGTGGAGCTGGACGGGCCGGCGGAGGAGGTGGCGCGGCAGTTCGCCCGGCTCCAGGAGATCTGCGCGAACGCGTTCGAGCTGCGTGTGGCGGCCGACCCGGCCGAGCGGGCGGCGATCTGGAAGGGCCGCAAGTCGGCGTTCGCCGCCGTGGGCCGCATCAGCCCGGCCTACATCGTGCAGGACGGCGTGGTCCCGCGCACGTCGCTGCCCGCCGTGCTGGCCGCCATCGACCGGCTCTCGGCGCAGCACGGCATCAGGGTGGCCAACGTCTTCCACGCCGGCGACGGCAACCTGCACCCGCTGGTGCTGTTCGACGACGAGGAGCCGGGGGCGGGCGAGCGGGCCGAGGTGGTGTCGGGGGCGATCCTCGACCTGTGCATCGAGCACGGGGGTTCGATCACCGGCGAGCACGGGGTCGGCGTGGACAAGTCCCGATACATGCCGAAGATGTTCAGCGCGGACGACCTGGACACCATGCAGCTCGTCCGGTGCGCGTTCGACCCCCGGGGGCTGGCCAACCCTGGCAAGGTGTTCCCCACCCCGCGGCTGTGCGGCGAGGTGCCGGGCGTGCGCAAGGGCGTGCACCCGCTGGTCGAGTCGGGGAAGGCGGAGCAGTTTTGA